A single Bacteroidia bacterium DNA region contains:
- a CDS encoding T9SS type A sorting domain-containing protein codes for MKYFFYTLLSLLLLQSSLFAQTEYLGGVITWECAGNDSFLVSATIYTRCGLNYTISTDLEVTDSLGTNSIGLTLVSEEEVTNVCDSVSTRCDTSGAAFPYSIKKRVLTVMVDAGNYSGCNLRFSYTACCRNSLPYSPGFYIESSFNRCLASCSNSPKFSFEPLGIMCEGDCQYYPPGVTYSIGDSLDYSLTPPLSSNGSPISYASPYSDLYPIYFNGFPNANLPFNPPLCRGFHLDASTGNLYFRPMQAQRSQMAVKVDIYKNGIKTGEITRDMHLTIMNCPSNDNPVISGINGGNSVHINACPGINLSFTINSSDGDSTDTLTMTWNEGIPGSSFTLSSGRIPTGTFSWTPTESDIRTEPYTFTVKLQDDGCPVSATIFKTFYIRVVPFVHIDYSVTNNGCGSYTFQIDSIFPGGTNIEWSGQGGIGEGNGGQDARSYQFTHQFLQGGTYPFQIKGRTDCSPVSHDTLVVDPIINVELPADTLLYRGDSMLLTPVVQAGIGPLQYLWLPDSSTSNSLYASPDSSGYIILAVTDSLGCTWQDTIYIEVWDVPSPTWITYTDSCGALRFMLDSNHIHPSTELAWRFNDTILGSEATLMAEVPVNGSYPVELRITSLLSADTFHYRDTIVVTEIASVEITAPGSVCANSHNVISALPQGGSAPYTFTWSLSDSAYNADSVEYAIVHDTTVHVYFSNAEGCSARDTVRITTYPVAFLSCPSSFDICLNEIKNLKNTCNLNGTWQGPGVVDSMFYPAVADTGTHLLHFVHTDAFQCIYTDSVEVTVKPLPALTMSNLQPLCINADSISLFSFGRPLSGTWRGTGVLAPFHFHPKIAGTGSHPLVYTYRGSNGCYNSDTIVANVNALPIVNAGSDFSICLNESRNMGGQPAGGTWNGPGIVGGNTLNGALAGVGNHPLIYHYTDSNGCASRDTVIAEVKTLPTVDAGANFSVCQSGASISLGGTPTGGTWRGIGVSNNEFDPSLAVTGTHPLIYEYELGCKNTDTLLVTVTAPVVDTGPDTELCLTDEPIAFFATPTGGTWSGTGIQNDSFYASIAGIGTFTINYSFTDTGQCAASNTMDVTVHPLPDFTPDYQVINPPTEVRFSLITGDTLSNYLWNFGDGSTSILASPVHNYPQGDTTYNAYITAQNQFQCIDTAYFEVVLDLTGIAEAAAQGFRIFPNPVSESLNIVVQEAWNNGRIQLLDLQGKVLYQQAQIKLAPGETLSIDMQGLAAGTYLLQLVNADGVHIVRVVK; via the coding sequence ATGAAATATTTCTTTTACACGTTACTTTCATTATTACTGCTGCAATCTTCCCTCTTCGCCCAAACGGAATACCTGGGCGGTGTAATTACCTGGGAATGTGCGGGCAATGATTCCTTTCTTGTTTCAGCCACGATTTATACCCGGTGCGGCCTTAACTATACGATAAGTACTGACCTCGAAGTAACTGACTCATTGGGCACTAATAGCATAGGGCTTACCCTCGTTTCAGAAGAAGAAGTGACCAATGTATGCGATTCAGTAAGTACCAGATGCGACACTTCCGGTGCCGCATTTCCATACAGCATCAAAAAGCGGGTGTTGACGGTAATGGTGGATGCAGGCAATTACAGCGGGTGCAATCTGCGTTTTTCATATACCGCTTGTTGCAGGAACAGTCTTCCTTATTCGCCCGGTTTCTATATTGAGAGCAGCTTTAACCGGTGCCTGGCATCATGCAGTAACTCTCCGAAATTTTCATTTGAGCCCCTCGGTATTATGTGTGAAGGAGATTGTCAGTATTACCCTCCCGGTGTTACTTATTCCATAGGAGATTCACTTGATTATTCGTTAACTCCCCCGCTTTCTTCAAACGGTTCCCCAATATCTTATGCTTCTCCATATAGTGATCTTTATCCTATTTATTTTAACGGATTTCCCAATGCAAATCTTCCGTTCAATCCACCTCTTTGCCGTGGATTTCATTTGGATGCATCAACCGGGAACTTATACTTCAGGCCGATGCAGGCACAACGTTCACAAATGGCAGTGAAGGTGGATATTTACAAAAACGGAATTAAGACTGGTGAGATAACGCGGGATATGCATTTGACGATAATGAATTGTCCTTCCAATGACAATCCTGTAATATCCGGAATTAATGGTGGAAACAGTGTTCATATTAATGCCTGCCCAGGAATCAATCTGAGCTTTACCATTAATAGTAGCGATGGGGATTCTACTGATACCCTAACAATGACCTGGAACGAAGGAATACCCGGTTCCTCATTTACCCTAAGTTCCGGGAGAATCCCAACCGGTACTTTTTCCTGGACGCCAACCGAATCGGATATTAGGACTGAGCCATATACCTTTACCGTGAAATTGCAGGATGACGGATGCCCGGTTAGCGCAACAATCTTTAAGACTTTCTATATTAGGGTTGTGCCCTTTGTACATATTGATTACAGTGTTACCAATAACGGCTGTGGCAGCTATACTTTCCAGATTGACAGTATATTCCCTGGCGGGACAAATATTGAGTGGTCAGGACAAGGAGGAATAGGCGAAGGCAATGGCGGCCAGGACGCACGATCGTATCAGTTTACGCACCAGTTTCTTCAGGGCGGTACCTACCCTTTTCAAATAAAAGGAAGAACTGACTGTAGCCCGGTATCGCATGACACTTTGGTAGTTGATCCTATAATTAATGTTGAACTCCCTGCTGACACCCTTCTCTACCGGGGCGATTCCATGTTGCTTACGCCCGTTGTTCAAGCGGGAATCGGGCCTTTACAGTACCTGTGGCTGCCGGATTCCAGTACTTCCAATTCCCTGTATGCATCGCCTGACTCTTCCGGCTATATAATTTTAGCCGTAACTGATTCTTTGGGCTGTACCTGGCAGGATACCATTTATATTGAAGTTTGGGACGTCCCCTCACCTACCTGGATTACTTATACTGATTCATGTGGTGCCCTCCGGTTTATGCTTGACAGCAATCATATACATCCCTCCACAGAATTAGCCTGGCGGTTCAATGACACGATTCTCGGTAGCGAGGCAACATTAATGGCCGAAGTTCCGGTGAATGGCAGCTACCCGGTGGAACTGCGCATCACTTCCCTCCTATCTGCGGACACTTTTCATTACCGCGATACCATTGTGGTGACGGAGATTGCCAGTGTTGAAATTACTGCTCCCGGTTCTGTCTGTGCAAATTCTCATAACGTTATTAGCGCCTTGCCACAAGGCGGTTCTGCACCCTATACTTTTACCTGGAGTCTGAGCGATTCAGCCTATAATGCCGATTCGGTGGAATACGCTATAGTTCATGATACCACAGTTCATGTATATTTCAGTAATGCCGAAGGATGCTCTGCCCGTGATACAGTTAGGATAACTACTTATCCTGTTGCATTCCTTAGTTGTCCTTCATCATTTGACATTTGCCTGAATGAGATTAAAAATTTAAAAAATACCTGTAATCTAAATGGAACCTGGCAGGGACCGGGCGTAGTGGACAGCATGTTCTATCCGGCAGTGGCCGATACGGGCACACATCTCCTCCACTTTGTCCATACCGATGCATTTCAATGTATTTATACTGATTCGGTGGAAGTGACGGTAAAGCCACTGCCTGCCCTGACGATGAGCAACCTTCAGCCTTTATGCATCAATGCTGATTCGATTTCGCTGTTTTCATTTGGTCGCCCGCTTAGCGGGACATGGAGGGGAACTGGCGTATTAGCGCCCTTTCATTTCCATCCAAAAATTGCCGGTACAGGCAGCCATCCGCTCGTTTACACCTACCGGGGCTCAAATGGCTGCTATAACAGCGATACAATTGTAGCAAATGTGAATGCGCTGCCGATAGTGAATGCAGGGTCTGATTTTTCAATCTGCCTGAATGAAAGCAGGAATATGGGCGGCCAGCCCGCAGGCGGCACCTGGAACGGGCCGGGCATTGTGGGCGGCAATACCCTGAATGGAGCACTGGCTGGCGTTGGCAACCATCCGCTCATTTACCATTATACTGATTCCAATGGCTGTGCATCACGTGATACAGTAATTGCAGAAGTAAAGACGCTGCCCACGGTGGATGCGGGTGCAAACTTCAGCGTATGCCAAAGCGGGGCTTCCATATCGCTGGGCGGAACCCCCACGGGCGGAACCTGGAGAGGCATCGGAGTATCAAACAATGAATTCGATCCATCGCTGGCGGTAACCGGGACGCACCCACTTATTTACGAATATGAATTGGGTTGTAAAAATACTGACACACTGCTGGTTACAGTAACAGCACCAGTAGTAGATACCGGACCTGATACTGAGTTGTGCCTTACGGATGAACCTATTGCATTTTTCGCAACACCAACAGGCGGCACGTGGAGCGGCACAGGAATTCAGAACGATTCGTTTTATGCTTCGATAGCGGGTATTGGCACTTTCACCATCAACTATTCATTTACTGATACCGGCCAGTGTGCGGCTTCTAATACCATGGACGTGACGGTACACCCACTGCCGGATTTTACCCCGGACTATCAGGTGATCAATCCGCCCACAGAAGTGAGGTTTTCGCTCATTACAGGCGATACCCTCAGTAATTACCTGTGGAATTTTGGCGATGGCAGCACGAGCATCCTGGCCAGCCCTGTGCATAATTATCCGCAAGGCGATACCACCTATAATGCCTACATAACAGCCCAAAACCAGTTTCAATGCATTGATACTGCATATTTTGAAGTAGTGCTGGACCTAACCGGCATAGCTGAGGCCGCTGCCCAGGGATTCAGGATTTTCCCCAACCCGGTTTCAGAAAGCCTGAACATAGTGGTGCAGGAGGCGTGGAATAATGGCCGCATCCAGCTTCTTGACCTGCAGGGAAAGGTGCTTTACCAACAAGCGCAAATTAAACTGGCCCCGGGAGAAACCCTGAGTATTGATATGCAGGGCCTGGCCGCTGGCACTTACCTGCTCCAGCTTGTAAATGCGGATGGTGTGCATATTGTGAGAGTTGTGAAGTGA
- a CDS encoding T9SS type A sorting domain-containing protein: protein MKHLYTLLFLIFSFSAQATEYLGGEITWKCLGNDSFEVTVTVYTHCGPNDTIDSTLTVTDSLSAYNVGLNLVSEEDITNVCDFIGTKCDSANAVFPYSTRKSIFRTVIDVGNYTGCNLRLSYSDCCRKPFSGTPSYTPDFYIESSFNRCLAPCGSSPEFAENPIGVLCAGQCVLYTFNATDMGGDSLRFAWTPSLSDTNASINYPSPYSYDKPIYFNGFPNNNLPPTPPLCRGFRLDSFTGDLFFRPMQQQRSQMAIKIDIYTNGIKTGDVTRDMHLNVISCPPNNVPVITGINGGNSFSTEACPGQTLSFNVNSDDQDSGDTLTMDWNGGIFGATFTVGTGRTPTGTFTWTPKVGDARPEPYSFTVEAKDDACPINTSTIRTFRITVKPLPTAEFEVVNNGCGSYTFKVDSTFPVNALVEWSGQGGIGQGNGGLDAESRQFTHRFLKGGTYPFQLKVISDCVTIYRDTLEVDSVPTVVLPADTILYRGDSMLLTPNTQFTQGPVQYLWLPDSLTSSSIYASPGSSDSIIVLATDTSGCTVTDTIYIEVWDVPSPSWINYNDSCGSLRFIVDSAHVHASSEFSWKFNDTITGNGAWLAATVPANGSYPLELLITSPLFNDTFQYRDTIVVSEIATVEISAPDTVCTSGPQLFRALPQGGSMPYNFTWSMSNSSYNADSVNYLIKDDTTLNIIFINAEGCTAHDTLNIITFPTTPIICQSSLDLCINSLNFNLNNVCDYNGEWQGPGVVDSMFYPSQAGIGNHIIQFTYTDIYQCVYRDSVSIAVKTLPAVTVTNLPPLCINSDSVSLFSRASPLNGTWSGTGVLAPFHFHPKIAGTGSHPLVYTYRGSNGCYNSDTIVANVNALPIVNAGSDFSICLNESRNMGGQPAGGTWNGPGIVGGNTLNGALAGVGNHPLIYHYTDSNGCASRDTVIAEVKTLPTVDAGANFSVCQSGASISLGGTPTGGTWRGIGVSNNEFDPSLAVTGTHPLIYEYELGCKNTDTLLVTVTAPVVDTGPDTELCLTDEPIAFFATPTGGTWSGTGIQNDSFYASIAGIGTFTINYSFTDTGQCAASNTMDVTVHPLPDFTPDYQVINPPTEVRFSLITGDTLSNYLWNFGDGSTSILASPVHNYPQGDTTYNAYITAQNQFQCIDTAYFEVVLDLTGIAEAAAQGFRIFPNPVSESLNIVVQDAWNNGRIQLLDLQGKVLYQQGQIKLARGETFSIEMQGLAAGTYLLQLVNAEGVHTVKIVK from the coding sequence ATGAAACACTTGTACACACTCTTATTTTTGATCTTCTCTTTCTCAGCCCAGGCCACTGAATACCTGGGCGGTGAGATAACCTGGAAATGTCTGGGCAACGACTCATTCGAGGTTACCGTAACGGTATATACCCACTGCGGACCGAATGATACCATAGATTCCACCCTTACTGTCACGGATTCATTAAGTGCGTACAATGTGGGATTAAACCTTGTTTCAGAGGAAGATATTACCAATGTATGCGATTTCATTGGCACCAAATGCGACTCGGCCAATGCTGTTTTTCCTTACAGCACAAGGAAAAGCATCTTTAGGACAGTCATAGATGTGGGCAACTACACCGGATGCAATTTGCGCTTGTCTTATTCTGATTGCTGCCGAAAGCCTTTCAGCGGGACCCCTTCCTACACCCCGGACTTTTACATTGAGAGCAGCTTTAACCGTTGCCTTGCGCCCTGCGGGAGTTCACCGGAGTTTGCAGAGAACCCGATTGGGGTTTTGTGTGCCGGACAGTGCGTGCTTTATACATTCAATGCAACAGATATGGGGGGAGATTCGCTACGATTTGCATGGACGCCCTCACTTTCTGACACCAATGCCTCCATTAATTATCCTTCTCCTTACAGCTATGATAAACCTATTTATTTTAATGGGTTTCCCAATAACAACCTTCCTCCCACACCACCCCTGTGCAGGGGCTTCAGACTGGATAGTTTTACCGGGGATTTATTTTTCAGGCCCATGCAGCAACAGCGTTCGCAAATGGCCATCAAGATTGATATTTATACTAACGGAATCAAAACGGGTGACGTAACACGGGACATGCACCTAAATGTAATAAGCTGCCCCCCCAATAATGTTCCTGTCATCACGGGGATCAATGGTGGAAACAGTTTTAGTACAGAGGCTTGTCCGGGCCAGACGCTCTCTTTCAATGTCAATTCTGATGATCAGGATAGTGGCGATACGTTGACGATGGACTGGAACGGAGGAATATTCGGGGCCACCTTTACTGTAGGAACGGGAAGAACGCCCACAGGCACTTTTACCTGGACACCGAAAGTAGGCGATGCAAGGCCGGAACCTTACTCTTTTACGGTGGAGGCAAAAGATGATGCCTGCCCTATAAATACATCAACAATCCGGACCTTTCGCATTACCGTGAAGCCCCTTCCCACTGCTGAATTCGAGGTGGTGAACAACGGCTGTGGCAGCTATACCTTCAAGGTGGACAGTACTTTTCCTGTCAATGCATTGGTGGAATGGTCAGGCCAGGGCGGGATTGGCCAAGGAAATGGCGGCCTGGACGCTGAATCGCGTCAATTCACCCACCGGTTCCTTAAAGGCGGCACTTATCCATTTCAGCTTAAGGTAATTAGTGATTGCGTCACCATCTACCGTGATACTCTGGAAGTGGATTCGGTACCTACTGTGGTACTTCCTGCGGACACCATTCTTTACCGGGGCGATTCCATGTTGCTCACGCCAAACACCCAGTTCACGCAGGGGCCGGTTCAGTACCTTTGGCTGCCAGATTCCCTTACCTCAAGTTCAATTTATGCCTCGCCTGGATCCTCTGACTCTATCATTGTGCTGGCCACCGATACGAGTGGATGTACAGTAACGGATACCATCTATATAGAGGTTTGGGATGTGCCGTCCCCGTCCTGGATTAACTATAATGACTCGTGTGGATCTTTACGGTTTATTGTGGACAGTGCCCATGTACATGCGTCCTCCGAATTTTCCTGGAAGTTCAACGACACCATTACCGGAAACGGGGCCTGGCTGGCGGCAACTGTACCGGCAAATGGCAGCTATCCATTGGAACTGCTTATTACTTCGCCACTCTTCAATGATACTTTTCAATACCGCGACACAATTGTGGTTTCAGAAATTGCTACGGTTGAAATTTCCGCACCCGATACGGTTTGCACATCGGGGCCGCAACTGTTCAGGGCCTTGCCACAGGGTGGTTCCATGCCCTATAATTTCACCTGGAGCATGAGCAATTCTTCATACAATGCCGATAGTGTTAATTATTTAATTAAAGATGACACTACTCTTAATATAATTTTTATAAATGCAGAAGGCTGTACGGCCCATGATACTTTAAATATCATTACATTTCCCACAACCCCCATTATTTGCCAGTCCTCATTGGATTTGTGCATCAATTCCCTGAATTTTAATTTAAACAATGTCTGTGACTATAATGGCGAATGGCAGGGGCCGGGCGTAGTTGACAGCATGTTTTATCCATCGCAGGCAGGCATTGGCAATCACATCATTCAATTTACATATACGGATATTTATCAGTGTGTTTACCGGGATTCTGTGAGTATTGCGGTTAAAACGCTGCCAGCCGTCACCGTCACCAATCTGCCCCCATTATGCATTAATTCTGATTCGGTGTCGCTCTTTTCGCGTGCCTCCCCCCTGAATGGTACCTGGAGCGGTACGGGCGTATTAGCGCCCTTTCATTTCCATCCAAAAATTGCCGGTACAGGCAGCCATCCGCTCGTTTACACCTACCGGGGCTCAAATGGCTGCTATAACAGCGATACAATTGTAGCAAATGTGAATGCGCTGCCGATAGTGAATGCAGGGTCTGATTTTTCAATCTGCCTGAATGAAAGCAGGAATATGGGCGGCCAGCCCGCAGGCGGCACCTGGAACGGGCCGGGCATTGTGGGCGGCAATACCCTGAATGGAGCACTGGCTGGCGTTGGCAACCATCCGCTCATTTACCATTATACTGATTCCAATGGCTGTGCATCACGTGATACAGTAATTGCAGAAGTAAAGACGCTGCCCACGGTGGATGCGGGTGCAAACTTCAGCGTATGCCAAAGCGGGGCTTCCATATCGCTGGGCGGAACCCCCACGGGCGGAACCTGGAGAGGCATCGGAGTATCAAACAATGAATTCGATCCATCGCTGGCGGTAACCGGGACGCACCCACTTATTTACGAATATGAATTGGGTTGTAAAAATACTGACACACTGCTGGTTACAGTAACAGCACCAGTAGTAGATACCGGACCTGATACTGAGTTGTGCCTTACGGATGAACCTATTGCATTTTTCGCAACACCAACAGGCGGCACGTGGAGCGGCACAGGAATTCAGAACGATTCGTTTTATGCTTCGATAGCGGGTATTGGCACTTTCACCATCAACTATTCATTTACTGATACCGGCCAGTGTGCGGCTTCTAATACCATGGACGTGACGGTACACCCACTGCCGGATTTTACCCCGGACTATCAGGTGATCAATCCGCCCACAGAAGTGAGGTTTTCGCTCATTACAGGCGATACCCTCAGTAATTACCTGTGGAATTTTGGCGATGGCAGCACGAGCATCCTGGCCAGCCCTGTGCATAATTATCCGCAAGGCGATACCACCTATAATGCCTACATAACAGCCCAAAACCAGTTTCAATGCATTGATACTGCATATTTTGAAGTAGTGCTGGACCTAACCGGCATAGCTGAGGCCGCTGCCCAGGGATTCAGGATTTTCCCCAACCCGGTTTCAGAAAGCCTGAACATAGTGGTGCAGGATGCATGGAATAATGGCCGCATCCAGCTTCTTGACCTGCAAGGAAAGGTGCTCTACCAACAAGGGCAGATAAAGCTGGCCCGGGGAGAAACCTTTAGCATTGAAATGCAGGGCCTGGCTGCTGGCACTTATCTGCTCCAGCTTGTAAATGCGGAGGGTGTGCATACCGTAAAAATTGTGAAGTGA
- a CDS encoding TrkA family potassium uptake protein: MANKFAVIGLGLFGQTIARTLAARGAEVLAIDADMEKVDLISEDVSYAVAMDATDPKAMKAHNVQDMDAVVVAIGSDFEATLLCTVLLLEMKVKRIITRSSNDTQLKILQRMGVQEIFSPEDEVGMLVANRLLNPDIVTFLSLPDEYEIAEITAPKAVISKTVAEAGLRKRFNLNLITIQRSYEEIEGEEVTAKSHLIGVPKADTVIFANDTLILMGKRNHIRKFLEAYS; this comes from the coding sequence ATGGCGAATAAGTTTGCTGTCATTGGGTTGGGTCTGTTTGGGCAAACCATAGCGAGGACGCTTGCTGCCAGGGGAGCAGAGGTGCTTGCGATTGATGCAGACATGGAGAAGGTGGACCTGATAAGTGAGGACGTGAGCTATGCCGTGGCAATGGACGCCACCGATCCGAAAGCCATGAAAGCCCACAATGTCCAGGATATGGATGCCGTAGTGGTGGCCATCGGCAGCGATTTCGAAGCAACCCTGCTTTGCACAGTGCTCCTGCTGGAAATGAAGGTAAAGCGCATCATTACACGATCATCCAATGATACGCAACTCAAGATATTGCAGCGCATGGGCGTCCAGGAGATCTTTTCACCGGAGGATGAGGTAGGAATGCTGGTGGCCAACCGGCTGCTCAATCCTGATATTGTTACGTTCCTTTCATTGCCAGACGAATATGAGATAGCAGAAATTACGGCTCCAAAGGCAGTCATCAGTAAAACGGTGGCAGAGGCCGGCCTGAGGAAACGGTTTAACCTGAACCTGATCACCATCCAGCGATCTTACGAGGAAATAGAAGGTGAGGAAGTCACTGCCAAATCCCACCTGATAGGAGTGCCCAAAGCCGATACCGTAATTTTCGCGAATGATACGCTGATACTAATGGGAAAGCGCAATCATATCCGAAAGTTCCTTGAAGCCTATTCATAG
- a CDS encoding SxtJ family membrane protein — MEHKDKTRIYSTILVIVTGLLVAYLIWGYSPEEDDNIPWLVIIATTLGLVSLISPAVARLIVLGWEKLALALGYVNSRILLSIIFYLILFPLSLMARLFNKDPLQLKKPEKTNFKVRNHTYKPEDLEKMW, encoded by the coding sequence TTGGAACATAAAGATAAAACCCGCATTTATTCCACCATCCTTGTCATCGTTACAGGATTGCTTGTGGCCTATCTGATTTGGGGATATTCCCCGGAAGAGGACGACAACATACCCTGGCTTGTAATCATTGCCACAACATTGGGGTTGGTTTCGCTTATCTCACCTGCTGTTGCCAGGCTCATCGTATTGGGTTGGGAAAAACTGGCACTGGCACTGGGTTACGTCAATTCACGGATACTCCTCAGCATTATCTTTTACCTGATACTGTTCCCTTTATCGCTGATGGCCCGCCTATTCAACAAGGATCCGCTGCAGTTGAAAAAGCCGGAAAAAACCAACTTCAAAGTGCGCAACCACACCTATAAACCGGAAGACCTGGAAAAGATGTGGTAG
- a CDS encoding Rho termination factor N-terminal domain-containing protein: MAKDHGPQIKDDKRYEALRREGESKEKAARIANTSGKKAGQKGGKSSSYEDWTKEELYEKAKEVGIEGRSDMSKSDLIHKLRNH, translated from the coding sequence ATGGCTAAAGATCATGGACCTCAGATTAAGGACGACAAGCGATATGAAGCTTTGCGAAGAGAAGGCGAAAGCAAGGAAAAGGCTGCACGTATTGCCAATACTTCAGGCAAAAAAGCAGGGCAGAAGGGTGGCAAGAGCAGCTCTTATGAGGATTGGACAAAGGAGGAGTTGTACGAAAAAGCAAAGGAAGTGGGAATTGAAGGCCGCTCCGATATGAGCAAGAGCGACCTGATCCATAAACTTCGCAATCATTGA
- a CDS encoding cytidine deaminase has product MKKLTRTTELFIYDNIEDLPAEIRELIHESKRAATTAYAPYSHFRVGAAVRVASGEIIPGSNQENAAYPSGLCAERVAVYAAAAKCPGQVISAIAIHAADYHSEEIPVSPCGDCRQSIFEYEHRQRQPIPVYLTGSGKTIWKFPSLRSLLPFPFEF; this is encoded by the coding sequence ATGAAAAAACTAACGCGGACTACAGAGTTATTTATTTATGACAACATAGAGGATCTGCCTGCAGAAATCCGGGAATTGATCCATGAGAGCAAAAGGGCCGCAACTACGGCTTATGCGCCTTATTCTCATTTCCGGGTGGGAGCGGCTGTAAGGGTTGCCAGCGGTGAGATTATACCGGGCAGCAACCAGGAAAATGCGGCCTATCCCAGCGGACTTTGTGCGGAGCGGGTGGCGGTTTATGCTGCTGCCGCAAAATGTCCCGGCCAGGTAATCTCAGCCATTGCTATTCATGCCGCGGATTATCATTCTGAAGAAATCCCGGTCTCTCCCTGCGGAGATTGCCGGCAAAGCATTTTTGAATATGAACACCGGCAACGGCAGCCCATTCCTGTGTATCTTACAGGCAGTGGTAAAACTATATGGAAGTTTCCATCCCTGCGCTCGTTGTTGCCATTTCCATTTGAATTCTAA
- a CDS encoding protein-L-isoaspartate(D-aspartate) O-methyltransferase, with product MKDTYKAKGLRKKLAKSLSKKGIEDFRVLQAFENVPRHFFFDSAFLEQAYEDKAFPIGEGQTISQPYTVAYQTELLKVREGDKVLELGTGSGYQASILLEMGAEVHSIERIRSLHERAKLVLKEMGYRPKLYFGDGTRGLPEHAPFDKILSTAAAPHVPEHLIEQLRMGGILVVPVGSRELQTMYRITRTGDHDFRTEAMDDFRFVPLIGEKGW from the coding sequence ATGAAAGATACATATAAGGCCAAGGGCCTCCGGAAAAAACTTGCAAAGTCGCTCTCAAAAAAGGGAATTGAGGATTTCCGCGTGCTGCAGGCCTTTGAAAATGTGCCGCGCCATTTCTTTTTCGATTCGGCCTTCCTGGAGCAGGCCTATGAGGATAAGGCTTTCCCGATAGGGGAGGGCCAGACGATTTCGCAACCCTATACGGTGGCGTACCAGACCGAATTGCTGAAAGTACGGGAAGGAGACAAAGTGCTGGAACTTGGTACCGGCTCGGGCTACCAGGCCAGCATCCTGCTTGAGATGGGCGCTGAAGTCCATAGCATTGAGCGGATCCGGTCGCTGCATGAGCGGGCTAAGTTGGTCTTAAAGGAGATGGGCTACCGGCCCAAACTTTATTTCGGGGATGGCACCCGCGGACTTCCTGAACATGCTCCTTTCGATAAAATTCTATCGACTGCTGCTGCGCCTCATGTTCCCGAACATCTTATTGAGCAATTGAGGATGGGCGGCATCCTCGTGGTGCCGGTAGGCAGTCGCGAGCTTCAGACCATGTACCGCATCACCCGCACCGGTGATCATGATTTCCGTACCGAAGCAATGGATGATTTTCGCTTCGTTCCGTTGATCGGTGAAAAGGGGTGGTGA
- a CDS encoding uridine-cytidine kinase, which produces MKKTQSTYLIGIAGGSASGKTYLLQQLRERFPETDLGIISQDDYYRPLQEQPKDEKNEVNFDLPEGIDVQKFRNDLQALHQGKTITVQEYTFNNPEARPVAKVLQPAPVIVVEGLFIFYFPEIMRQLDLKVFLDAREDIRLSRRLRRDMTERGIPEETVMYQWDYHVVPAYRRYLLPYREECDLIVTNNHTVEKGLELLRHHIKAICNGE; this is translated from the coding sequence TTGAAGAAGACTCAATCCACCTACCTGATAGGAATAGCCGGAGGCAGTGCTTCGGGAAAAACATACTTGTTGCAGCAATTACGGGAGCGTTTCCCTGAAACCGATCTTGGTATTATATCTCAGGACGATTACTACCGCCCCCTGCAAGAGCAACCTAAGGATGAGAAAAATGAAGTGAATTTTGATCTTCCTGAAGGCATTGACGTGCAAAAATTCCGGAATGACCTGCAGGCGCTGCATCAGGGAAAAACCATAACCGTTCAGGAATACACCTTTAATAATCCTGAAGCCCGGCCGGTGGCCAAAGTGCTTCAGCCCGCACCGGTAATTGTGGTGGAGGGGCTGTTTATCTTTTATTTTCCTGAAATAATGCGGCAGCTCGATCTGAAAGTATTCCTGGATGCGCGCGAAGACATCAGGCTCAGCAGGCGGCTGAGGCGCGACATGACGGAGCGGGGAATTCCCGAAGAAACCGTCATGTATCAATGGGATTATCACGTAGTGCCGGCTTATCGGAGATACCTTCTGCCGTATCGTGAAGAATGCGATTTAATTGTTACGAATAACCATACGGTGGAAAAGGGGTTGGAGCTACTCCGCCATCACATAAAAGCTATATGCAATGGCGAATAA